In Variovorax paradoxus, a single genomic region encodes these proteins:
- a CDS encoding LacI family DNA-binding transcriptional regulator encodes MSRISDVAQRAGVSTSTVSNVLNGRSDRMAKETLARVEAAIRELKYRPNTSARQLKTGYTPLIGLLVPSMANPMYGFIAREVETLAQERYGFRIMIGNTYRDADKEAHFFEDLMAHGVRGVIIISSLVDEQHVEAAASRGLVVVSYDRRATPDASGGASVIDHVTVDSFESSRIATQHLIEQGHRRLAFVTPSGRTMSRSEKIAGFLAAARGAGLEGSAQVVEGLPVDEYGDSMMSELGRMQAGQLAASAMRPTGVIGVNDLLAFGLMAGFRDAGLSVPQDVSVVGIDNVFLSTLMHPAMTSVRVPVPEMAQVMVERVMSRLSDPSMPTQEFIFAPTLVARDSVAPPRG; translated from the coding sequence GTGAGCAGAATCAGCGATGTGGCCCAGCGGGCGGGCGTTTCGACCAGCACCGTGTCGAATGTGCTGAACGGGCGCAGCGACCGCATGGCCAAGGAGACGCTCGCACGCGTCGAGGCGGCGATCCGCGAACTCAAGTACCGGCCCAACACCTCGGCGCGGCAGCTCAAGACCGGGTACACGCCGCTCATCGGCCTCCTGGTGCCGTCGATGGCCAACCCGATGTACGGCTTCATCGCCCGCGAGGTCGAGACGCTGGCACAGGAGCGCTACGGCTTTCGCATCATGATCGGCAACACCTACCGCGATGCCGACAAGGAAGCCCACTTCTTCGAAGACCTGATGGCGCACGGCGTGCGCGGGGTCATCATCATCTCGTCGCTGGTCGACGAGCAGCACGTGGAGGCCGCGGCCAGCCGTGGGCTGGTGGTGGTGAGCTACGACCGGCGCGCCACGCCCGACGCATCGGGCGGGGCCTCGGTGATCGACCACGTGACGGTCGACAGCTTCGAGTCGTCGCGCATCGCGACGCAGCACCTGATCGAGCAGGGGCACAGGCGGCTGGCCTTCGTCACGCCGTCGGGCCGCACCATGAGCCGCAGCGAAAAGATCGCCGGCTTCCTGGCCGCTGCGCGGGGCGCGGGCCTGGAGGGCAGCGCGCAGGTCGTCGAAGGACTGCCGGTCGACGAGTACGGCGATTCGATGATGAGCGAACTGGGCCGCATGCAGGCCGGCCAGCTGGCTGCGTCCGCCATGCGACCGACCGGCGTGATCGGCGTGAACGACCTCCTGGCCTTCGGCCTGATGGCCGGTTTCCGCGATGCGGGGCTGTCGGTGCCGCAGGACGTGTCGGTGGTCGGCATCGACAACGTGTTCCTTTCCACGCTCATGCACCCGGCCATGACCTCGGTGCGCGTGCCGGTGCCCGAGATGGCGCAGGTGATGGTCGAGCGGGTGATGAGCCGGCTGTCGGACCCGTCGATGCCGACCCAGGAATTCATCTTCGCGCCGACGCTGGTGGCGCGCGATTCGGTGGCGCCGCCGCGCGGCTGA
- a CDS encoding amidohydrolase family protein: protein MEPTRNTRYAGACDCHVHIYEDRFPLIPNVAWVPPHSPVSAYREQVQQPLGIDRAVVVQPTGYGFDNSCTLDALAQFGNAARGIALVAPDVADAEIERLHAGGMRGVRYMMIGGVLGWASLEPMAARLANVDWMVNLQLDGRTMPEHEAVLKRLPCRLVLDHNGKFLEPVAPSHPSFQSLLRVLDSGRVWIKLSAPYETSKTGAPGYDDVSLLARTLAEQFPERCLWASNWPHPGRDPRPESAPLYDLLFSWATSEDARRRILVDNPAALYGF, encoded by the coding sequence ATGGAACCCACCCGGAACACCCGCTATGCGGGCGCCTGCGACTGCCATGTCCACATATACGAAGACCGCTTTCCGCTGATCCCCAACGTCGCGTGGGTGCCGCCGCATTCGCCTGTGTCGGCATATCGCGAACAGGTGCAGCAGCCGCTGGGCATCGACCGCGCGGTGGTGGTGCAACCGACCGGCTACGGTTTCGACAACAGCTGCACCCTCGACGCGCTGGCGCAGTTCGGCAATGCGGCGCGCGGCATCGCGTTGGTCGCGCCCGACGTGGCCGACGCGGAGATCGAGCGCCTGCACGCGGGCGGCATGCGCGGCGTGCGCTACATGATGATCGGCGGCGTGCTGGGTTGGGCGTCGCTCGAGCCGATGGCCGCGCGGCTCGCCAACGTCGACTGGATGGTGAACCTGCAGCTCGACGGCCGCACCATGCCCGAGCATGAAGCGGTGCTCAAGCGCCTGCCGTGCCGGCTGGTGCTCGACCACAACGGCAAGTTCCTGGAGCCGGTGGCGCCGAGCCATCCGTCGTTCCAGTCGCTGCTGCGCGTGCTCGATTCGGGGCGCGTGTGGATCAAGCTCTCGGCACCCTACGAAACCTCGAAGACCGGCGCACCCGGCTACGACGACGTGAGCCTTCTGGCGCGCACGCTGGCCGAGCAGTTTCCGGAGCGCTGCCTCTGGGCCAGCAACTGGCCGCATCCCGGGCGCGACCCGAGGCCCGAAAGCGCGCCGCTGTACGACCTGCTGTTTTCGTGGGCGACCAGCGAGGATGCGCGGCGTCGCATCCTCGTGGACAACCCTGCGGCGCTTTACGGCTTCTAG
- a CDS encoding NAD(P)-dependent oxidoreductase, which yields MTTVFVSHPQSKLAHYFGDRAAAALRAIAQVRFNPTDTDLSSARLAELAQDCDAIISYRQTAGDEALFAALPQLKAFVRCAIDIRNIDVASASRHGVLVTQASAGFIPSVSEWIVGVMIDLGRHISASSALYHAGQAAPPVMGRELRGSTLGVIGYGQIGRYLCDVALALGMRIVVHDPHTATERAEFVQVGFDDLLAQSDFVVCLAAATEATENLMNAAAFARMRPGAFFINASRGNLVDEDALLAALDAGTIAGCALDVGRAPDQMPSPRVAAHPRVIATPHIGGLTPPAVEHQAMETVSQLAEIFQGRAPKGAVNAAEAYRWQRAFVAEA from the coding sequence ATGACCACGGTTTTCGTCAGCCATCCGCAGAGCAAACTTGCCCACTATTTCGGCGACCGCGCGGCCGCGGCCCTGCGGGCCATCGCGCAGGTGCGCTTCAACCCCACCGACACCGACCTGTCGTCCGCCCGGCTCGCGGAGCTGGCGCAAGACTGCGACGCCATCATTTCCTACCGCCAGACGGCGGGCGACGAGGCGCTGTTCGCGGCGCTGCCGCAACTCAAGGCCTTCGTGCGCTGCGCCATCGACATCCGCAACATCGACGTGGCCTCGGCCAGCCGGCACGGCGTGCTGGTGACGCAGGCGAGCGCGGGGTTCATCCCTTCGGTGTCGGAGTGGATCGTGGGCGTGATGATCGACCTGGGCCGCCACATCAGCGCGTCGAGCGCGCTGTACCACGCGGGGCAGGCCGCGCCGCCGGTGATGGGGCGCGAGCTGCGCGGCAGCACGCTGGGCGTGATCGGCTACGGTCAGATCGGCCGCTACCTGTGCGACGTGGCACTGGCGCTGGGCATGCGCATCGTGGTGCACGATCCGCACACGGCCACGGAGCGCGCGGAGTTCGTGCAGGTGGGCTTCGATGACTTGCTCGCGCAATCGGACTTCGTCGTCTGCCTGGCCGCGGCCACCGAGGCGACCGAGAACCTGATGAATGCCGCGGCCTTCGCGCGGATGCGGCCCGGTGCGTTTTTCATCAACGCGTCGCGCGGCAACCTCGTCGATGAAGACGCGCTGCTTGCGGCGCTCGATGCCGGCACCATCGCCGGCTGCGCGCTCGACGTGGGCCGTGCGCCCGACCAGATGCCGTCGCCGCGCGTGGCGGCGCATCCGCGCGTGATCGCGACGCCGCACATCGGCGGGCTCACGCCGCCGGCGGTGGAGCACCAGGCGATGGAAACCGTGTCGCAACTGGCCGAGATCTTCCAGGGCAGGGCGCCCAAGGGAGCGGTGAACGCGGCCGAAGCCTACCGCTGGCAGCGGGCCTTCGTCGCCGAGGCCTGA
- a CDS encoding VOC family protein, with the protein MQKIVPCLWFDRNGEDALKFYTAIFPNSRVTDKLLWGDTNPELKGSLLTATFELEGQEFMLINGGPQYKFTPAISMYLKCKTQAEVDNYWNKLLEGGGEPVQCGWITDRYGVSWQIVPDGLIQMFQDKDPAKAARAMQAMMKMVKLDIAEVRKAYDGA; encoded by the coding sequence GTGCAAAAGATCGTTCCCTGCCTATGGTTCGACCGCAACGGCGAAGACGCGCTGAAGTTCTACACGGCCATTTTTCCGAACTCGCGCGTGACCGACAAACTGCTCTGGGGCGACACCAACCCAGAGCTGAAAGGATCGCTGCTCACCGCGACCTTCGAACTCGAAGGTCAGGAGTTCATGTTGATCAACGGCGGCCCGCAGTACAAGTTCACGCCGGCCATTTCGATGTACCTGAAGTGCAAGACGCAGGCCGAGGTCGACAACTACTGGAACAAGCTGCTCGAAGGCGGCGGCGAGCCGGTGCAGTGCGGCTGGATCACCGACCGCTACGGCGTGTCGTGGCAGATCGTGCCCGACGGCCTGATCCAGATGTTCCAGGACAAGGACCCGGCCAAGGCCGCGCGTGCGATGCAGGCGATGATGAAGATGGTCAAGCTCGACATCGCCGAAGTGCGCAAGGCCTACGACGGGGCGTGA
- a CDS encoding serine hydrolase domain-containing protein: MLACVIATLQQAHAADTTSFPDAAASDPARLGWMTGSPPPADRTLRFEDGSYFQFPAMRWSVSNFRQLMPTMNVSRGLGAPGKLAYALRSDIDALTFTPLGATAPMSWEQSLAATYTDGIVVLHRGRVVYERYFGVLKDDGQHGAMSVTKSVVGTLGAMLVAEGTLDAGKQVADYVPELSRSAFGNATVRQVLDMTTGLKFSEDYADPNAEVWAHAQAGNPLPKPKDYTGPRSYYEFLQTVQPEGRHGEAFGYKTVNSDVLGWVIARAAGRNVAQLLSERIWRRIGAEQDAYFSVDSIGTPFAGGGLNTGLRDLARFGEMLRNDGRFNGQQIVPKAAVDDIRNGGDKAAFAKADYPLLKGWSYRDMWWVTHNDHGAFMARGVHGQRIYVDPKAQMVIARFASHPVASNSANDPVTLPAFEALGRHLLGRGK, from the coding sequence ATGCTCGCGTGCGTCATCGCCACGCTGCAGCAGGCCCATGCGGCCGACACAACGTCGTTCCCCGATGCCGCCGCGAGCGACCCCGCCAGGCTCGGCTGGATGACCGGCTCCCCGCCGCCCGCCGACCGCACGCTGCGCTTCGAGGACGGCAGCTACTTCCAGTTTCCGGCCATGCGCTGGAGCGTGTCGAACTTCCGCCAGCTGATGCCGACCATGAACGTCTCGCGCGGACTGGGCGCGCCCGGCAAGCTGGCCTATGCGCTGCGCAGCGACATCGACGCGCTGACCTTCACGCCGCTCGGCGCAACGGCACCGATGAGCTGGGAACAATCGCTGGCCGCCACCTACACCGACGGCATCGTGGTGCTGCATCGCGGCCGCGTGGTCTACGAGCGCTACTTCGGCGTGCTGAAGGACGACGGGCAGCATGGCGCCATGTCGGTCACCAAATCGGTGGTGGGTACGCTCGGCGCCATGCTCGTGGCCGAGGGCACGCTCGATGCGGGCAAGCAGGTGGCCGACTACGTGCCCGAACTTTCCAGATCGGCCTTCGGCAACGCCACCGTGCGCCAGGTGCTCGACATGACCACCGGCCTGAAATTCAGCGAGGACTACGCCGACCCCAACGCCGAGGTCTGGGCCCATGCGCAGGCCGGCAACCCGCTGCCGAAGCCCAAGGACTACACCGGCCCGCGCAGCTACTACGAGTTCCTGCAGACCGTGCAACCCGAAGGCCGGCACGGCGAAGCCTTCGGCTACAAGACCGTCAACTCCGACGTGCTGGGCTGGGTCATCGCGCGCGCCGCGGGGCGCAACGTGGCGCAGCTGCTGTCGGAACGCATCTGGCGGCGCATCGGCGCAGAACAGGACGCCTACTTCAGCGTCGACTCCATCGGCACGCCGTTTGCCGGCGGCGGCCTCAACACCGGCCTGCGAGACCTGGCGCGCTTCGGCGAAATGCTGCGCAACGACGGCCGCTTCAACGGCCAGCAGATCGTGCCCAAGGCAGCCGTCGACGACATCCGCAACGGCGGCGACAAGGCCGCGTTCGCCAAGGCCGACTACCCGTTGCTCAAGGGCTGGAGCTACCGCGACATGTGGTGGGTCACGCACAACGACCACGGCGCCTTCATGGCGCGCGGCGTGCACGGCCAGCGCATCTATGTCGATCCGAAGGCGCAGATGGTCATCGCGCGCTTCGCCTCGCACCCGGTGGCAAGCAATTCGGCCAACGACCCGGTCACGCTGCCGGCCTTCGAGGCGTTGGGCCGGCATCTGCTGGGCCGCGGCAAGTAG